A region of the Pseudomonas sp. J452 genome:
ACGGCGTAGTGTTCTGCCGCCCGCAGCACCCACTGTGCCAGCGCCAGCCACTGCCGCCGGCCGCTCTGGGCGAATTCCCCCTGGCCGGCACGCAGATGCCGGTGGAGGTCGAGCGCCTGCTGCAACGCCTGGGCGATGGGGAAAACCCGCTGAGCATCCAGTGCGACAACTTCATGGTGCTCAAGGAGCTGGTGTCGACCAGCGATGTGCTTAGCCTGGCGCCCTGGGATGTGGTGGCCGCCGATGTGCAGGCCGGGCGCCTGGTTACCCTGCGCCTGGCCGGCGACCCGGCCCTGGCCCGCTCGGCCTACGGCATCGTCAGCCGCGCCGGGCACAGCCTGTCGCCGGCGGCCGAGCAATTGCAGCGGATCATTTGCCAGCAGGATGGTCAGACGCAGCCGGCGTAGGGCGGGTGCAACCCGCGGGTTTCACCCACCCTACGGATTACCGCTTATGCCGCGCGGCGTACAGGCAGACCATCTCCATGGCTAGGGTGGCGCCGGCCAGGGCGGTGACTTCGGCGTTGTCGTAAGGAGGCGCCACTTCCACCACGTCCATGCCGACCAGATTGATGCCGCGCAGGCCACGCAGGATCTCCAGGGCCTGGTGACTGGAGAGACCGCCGCACACCGGGGTGCCGGTGCCGGGGGCGAAGGCCGGGTCGAGGCAGTCGATGTCGAAGGTCAGGTACACCGGGTTGTCACCGACCCGGGCGCGGATCAGCTCGGCGATCTGCTCCGGGGTGCTGCGGTTGACCTGCCGTGCATCCAGCACCGCAAAACCCATCACGTCGTCATTGGTGGTACGCAGACCGACCTGCACCGAGCGCGCCGGGTCGACCAGGCCTTCCTTGGCGGCGTGGTAGAACATGGTGCCGTGGTCGATGCGCGCGCCCTCCTCGTCCGGCCAGGTGTCGCTGTGTGCGTCGAAGTGGATCAGCGCCAGCGGGCCGTGGCGCTTGGCATGAGCCTTGAGCAGCGGGTAGCTGATGAAATGGTCGCCGCCCAGGGTGAGCATGGCGCAGCCGGCGGCGAGGATTTTGTCGGCATGCGCCTCGATGGCGGCCGGGGTGTCCTGCGGGGTGCCGTGGTCGAAATAGCAGTCGCCGTAGTCGATGCAGGCCAGCAGGTCGAACGGGTCGAACTCCCAGGGATAGTGGCGGGCCCAGGCCGACTGGACCGAGGCGGCGCGAATGGCACGTGGACCGAAGCGGCTGCCGGGGCGGTTGGTGGTGGCGGTGTCGAACGGCACGCCGCTGACCACCAGGTCCACGCCACGCAGGTCGCGGGTATAGCGGCGGCGCATGAAACTGGTGATGCCAGCGTAGGTCGGTTCGGCGCAGGTGCCGTACAGGCTGTCGCGGGTGATGGCCTGGTCGTTGTCGAAGGCTTGGTCCATGGTCGGTCTCCTTAATATTGGGTGCGGAAGCTGGCCCATAGCCGGGTGCGTTCGCGCTGGGCGCGCTGCGGCAGGATCTGCTCGGCGAACAGCTTTTCGCGCACCAGGCGTGGCGGGTAGATATCCGGGTCGCCGCTCACCGCCTCATCCAGCAACGGGGTGGCCGCGCGGTTGGCGTTGGCGAAGTACAGCGCGTTGGTCAGCTCGGCGATGGCCTCGGGCTTGAGCATGTAGTCGATAAAGGCCCGCGCCGCCTCGGGGTGCGGCGCATCCACCGGGATGGCCATGGTGTCGAACCAGATCAGCGTGCCTTCGCGGGGGATGCGGTAGAGCACCTCGAACGGCTGCTTGGCCTCGGCGGCGCGGGCGGCGGCCATGCCGGCGTCGCCGGTGTAGGTCAGCGCCAGGCAGATCTCGCCTTTGGCCAGGTCGTCGATATGCCGCGCGGTCGCCACGTAGCGCAGGTTGGGTTGCAGCGCGGCGAGCAGCGCCTTGACCGCCTTGAGGTCATCCGGATTGCCACCGTAGGGCTTCTTGCCCAAGTAGTTGAGGGCGATGGCCACCACTTCCTGCGGCGAATCCAGCACGGCGATGCCGCAGTCCTTGAGCTTGGCCGCGTATTCGGGCTTGAACAGCAGGTCGAGGCTGTCCAGGGACACGCCAGGCAGGCGCTGCTCCACGGCCTGGCGGTTGATGCCCAGGCCGACGGTGCCCCAGGTGTAGGGCACCCCGTAACGGTTGCCCGGATCGATGAAAGCCAGCTTGGCCAGCATCTCCGGGTCGAGGTTACCGACGTTGCTCAGGCTACCGACCGGTTGCACGGCCTTGGCCTGGATCGCCCGGCCCAGGCCGCTGGAGGCCGGAAACACGACGTCGTAGCCGCTGCCACCGGTGAGCAGCTTGGCGTCCAGCACCTCGGCGCTGTCGAAGGTGTCGTACGTGACCCGGATGCCGGTCTCGCCCTGGAAGCGCTTGAGCGCTTCGGGCGCCACGTAGTCGGCCCAGTTGTACAGGTTGAGGACTTTCTCCTCGGCCTGCAGCGGCAGGGCGAAGGCGAGCATGAACAAGCTTGCAGCAAGACGCATGGTGGACAACCTCGTTGGACTGACTGGGCGCGGCTTCCGTAGGAGCCAGCTTGCTGGCGATCTCCACTGCCTGGTGTGCGCTGGATCGCCAGCAAGCTGGCTCCTACAGGCTGCATCCTGCGCCGGGCATTGCTTCGAATAAATACGAAGTGATCTACTCTGGCATCGCCATCTATCAATGTATGGAGCCAGCATGCTCAGCCAACTGCGCGACCTCGATCTGCAACTGCTACGCCTGTTCGTCACGGTGGTGGAGAGCGGCGGCTTCAGCGCCGCCCAGGGCGAACTGGGGATCGGCCAGTCGACCATCAGCACGCAGATGGCCAAGCTGGAGACGCGCCTGGGCTTTCGCCTGTGCGAGCGCGGCAAGGCCGGCTTTCGCCTGACGCCCAAGGGCGAGCAGGTGCTGGCCGCCACGCGCAAGCTGTTCGGCGCCATCGAGACCTTCAAGGGCGAGGCCCAGGGCATGGCCGACAAGCTGCTCGGCGAGCTGCATATCGGCCTGTCCGAGGCCCTGGCCGACGAGGTGCTGGAGCAGGTCGCGGCCGCCATCGGGCGTTTTCGTCGGCGCAACCAGGCGGTACAGATCGAGCTGCTCAGCGCCGTGCCGGCCGAACTGGAGCGGCGCCTGCTGCAAGGCCAGCTGCAACTGGCCATCGGCTATTTCTCCGGGGCGCAGACGGCACTGGACTACCAGCGACTGTTCGTCGAGCAGCAGCACCTGTACTGCGGCCGCGGCCATCCGCTGTTCGGCCGGGGGCAGGTCGAGGCCAGCGATCTGCAGCACTGCGACGGCGTGCTGCACCCCTACCGTTTCATCGCCGCCGACGAGCCCTGGCAGGCCGGCAGCAGCAGCGCGCGCAGCGAACAGGTGGAAGGCACCCTGGCCTTTGTCCTGTCCGGCGCGCATATCGGCTATCTGCCCGAGCACATTGCTGCGCCCTGGGTCGCGCGCGGCCAGTTGCAGGTCGTGCAACCCGAGCAACAGGGTTTCAGCGTCGAGTTCCGCCTGGCCCAACACCGCGGCCGCCAGCCCAGCGAAGCGCAAAAAGCGCTGATCGAGGACCTGCTGGCGGTCTGTGCCGAGACCTGAGTCCCGCTGCAAATATGTATAATTCGCATATTGATGAACTGAGGAAACCAACATGTCCGACTGGACACTGGAAGGGCGCAAAGACTCACGACTGGTAGATGCCGACTGGGCACCCGCCAGCCTGCAGAAAATCGAAGGCGTGCGAATCAAAGCCATCGCCAACATGCTGGGCGACCGCAGCCGTCTGACCGAAATATGGCGCCGCGACTGGCTACTGGACAATCAGCCCATCGAGCAGGTCTTCCAGAGCCTGCTCGAACCGGGCGCCATTACCGCCTGGCACTGCCACGCGCATACCCTTGACCGCATGTTCTGCGCGCTCGGACGCCTCAAGCTGGTGCTTTTCGATGCTCGGGCAGAATCCCCCACACAGGGCAACGTGATTGAGCTGCGCATCGGCGAGGAGCGCCCAATGCTAGTCACCGTCCCTCCTGGTGTATGGCACGGCGTTGCCTGCCTGGGAAGCCGCCCGGCACTGCTGGTCAACCTGGTCGACTCGGCCTACGACTATGACGACCCGGACCACTGGCGGCTACCGCTCGACACGCCGGATATTCCCTACCGTTTCAGCTAGGTGCACCCCGGTGAGCCCACTGATCTCCATTGTCCTGAGCACCTACAACCGCCCGGAGACACTACGTCTGGCCATCGCCAGCGTGCTTGCACAAAGCCTGCAGGACTGGGAGCTGTTGGTTGTAGGTGACGCCTGCAACGAGGAGACCCAACACCTGCTCGATAAGCTGGCCGACTCGCGTATCCACTACATCAACCTTGTGCAGAACTTCGGCGAGCAGTCCGGCCCCAACAACCTTGGCATTGCCCGGGCGCGGGGGAAGTACATTGCCCTGCTCAACCATGACGACCTGTGGCTACCCGAACATCTGCAATCGGCACTCGATTGGTTACAAGCCACAGGTGCCGACTTGGTGTTTCCCGCAACCGCCGTCGTCCTGCCATGCACCAAGAAGCAGTTGACGCAGAATATCTGGAGAACCTACCTGCACGGCCTAGGCTGTAATGGCCTGTTCGACCCGGTCGACACATTCGCGCCGGCCTCTAGCTGGCTGATGCGCCGGGAGACAGCAGAGCGTATAGGCCCCTGGCGGGCAGCAGCAGACTGCATAACCGCCAGCTCCCGAGAGTTTCTCTTCCGCGCCTGGCGCGCTGGGCTCAGCCTAAGAGCCTTACCCTGGATCGGCGTGGTGGCCTTTCACTCGGGCCTGCGCGAAGAAGCCTACTTAAGGCAGGAAGCTCATGAGCAGGACTGGTTCTGGCAGCAGATCCAGTGCAATTTGCTGATAAGACAGCAACTGCTTGCCCGCGCCGGCAATGCGGAGCAACCGCTCCGCCCTCGTTGGAAAAAGCACCTGCTGCACCTGCTGGCTACCCTGGGAATTTTCCCTGAAGCCTTGCTATCGCGTACCCGCGGAATGCGCCGGGGGCAGCTGATTGACAACCTTCGTCTGAAGCGAGGCTTGCTAGTCCTGCCGCGTCACAGCAATGGACTAGCGCTGATCCGCTCACGCGCATGGCGCAGTGCCCCCCTCTACCGTTTAGGTGACACCATAAGCTTCCACAGCGAAGGCAATGCCACCGCCTTTCAGGGGCCCGGCTGGTCCTATCCGGAGTCATGGGGAACCTGGACCGACGGCAACAAGGCAG
Encoded here:
- the speB gene encoding agmatinase, producing the protein MDQAFDNDQAITRDSLYGTCAEPTYAGITSFMRRRYTRDLRGVDLVVSGVPFDTATTNRPGSRFGPRAIRAASVQSAWARHYPWEFDPFDLLACIDYGDCYFDHGTPQDTPAAIEAHADKILAAGCAMLTLGGDHFISYPLLKAHAKRHGPLALIHFDAHSDTWPDEEGARIDHGTMFYHAAKEGLVDPARSVQVGLRTTNDDVMGFAVLDARQVNRSTPEQIAELIRARVGDNPVYLTFDIDCLDPAFAPGTGTPVCGGLSSHQALEILRGLRGINLVGMDVVEVAPPYDNAEVTALAGATLAMEMVCLYAARHKR
- a CDS encoding polyamine ABC transporter substrate-binding protein, coding for MRLAASLFMLAFALPLQAEEKVLNLYNWADYVAPEALKRFQGETGIRVTYDTFDSAEVLDAKLLTGGSGYDVVFPASSGLGRAIQAKAVQPVGSLSNVGNLDPEMLAKLAFIDPGNRYGVPYTWGTVGLGINRQAVEQRLPGVSLDSLDLLFKPEYAAKLKDCGIAVLDSPQEVVAIALNYLGKKPYGGNPDDLKAVKALLAALQPNLRYVATARHIDDLAKGEICLALTYTGDAGMAAARAAEAKQPFEVLYRIPREGTLIWFDTMAIPVDAPHPEAARAFIDYMLKPEAIAELTNALYFANANRAATPLLDEAVSGDPDIYPPRLVREKLFAEQILPQRAQRERTRLWASFRTQY
- a CDS encoding LysR family transcriptional regulator, which translates into the protein MLSQLRDLDLQLLRLFVTVVESGGFSAAQGELGIGQSTISTQMAKLETRLGFRLCERGKAGFRLTPKGEQVLAATRKLFGAIETFKGEAQGMADKLLGELHIGLSEALADEVLEQVAAAIGRFRRRNQAVQIELLSAVPAELERRLLQGQLQLAIGYFSGAQTALDYQRLFVEQQHLYCGRGHPLFGRGQVEASDLQHCDGVLHPYRFIAADEPWQAGSSSARSEQVEGTLAFVLSGAHIGYLPEHIAAPWVARGQLQVVQPEQQGFSVEFRLAQHRGRQPSEAQKALIEDLLAVCAET
- a CDS encoding dTDP-4-dehydrorhamnose 3,5-epimerase family protein translates to MSDWTLEGRKDSRLVDADWAPASLQKIEGVRIKAIANMLGDRSRLTEIWRRDWLLDNQPIEQVFQSLLEPGAITAWHCHAHTLDRMFCALGRLKLVLFDARAESPTQGNVIELRIGEERPMLVTVPPGVWHGVACLGSRPALLVNLVDSAYDYDDPDHWRLPLDTPDIPYRFS
- a CDS encoding glycosyltransferase family 2 protein; amino-acid sequence: MSPLISIVLSTYNRPETLRLAIASVLAQSLQDWELLVVGDACNEETQHLLDKLADSRIHYINLVQNFGEQSGPNNLGIARARGKYIALLNHDDLWLPEHLQSALDWLQATGADLVFPATAVVLPCTKKQLTQNIWRTYLHGLGCNGLFDPVDTFAPASSWLMRRETAERIGPWRAAADCITASSREFLFRAWRAGLSLRALPWIGVVAFHSGLREEAYLRQEAHEQDWFWQQIQCNLLIRQQLLARAGNAEQPLRPRWKKHLLHLLATLGIFPEALLSRTRGMRRGQLIDNLRLKRGLLVLPRHSNGLALIRSRAWRSAPLYRLGDTISFHSEGNATAFQGPGWSYPESWGTWTDGNKAELHLRLENTPEHDLLLTFEGQCFLTDTRSSQRVDIYMADTCIGAWHFDPSNNDGKHQCRIPGNSFISKHLTLRFQLPDARSPASLGVSSDTRRLGLALLTLSLSEA